The DNA sequence CGAATGGATTGGCGAGAACCTTCATCCTGAATGGTCACTTATATCGGCATTAAAGAATAAGGTTGGGTTTCATCATGGTGCGCTCCCAAGACATTTGGGAAGCACAATCGTTGATGCCTTCAATGAAGGAGAAATCCAACACCTTTTCTGTACATCAACATTGATTGAAGGAGTAAATACTACGGCTAAGAATGTTGTCCTTTTTGACCAAAAGAAAGGAAGGAAGGCGATTGATTATTTTGATTACAAGAATATATCGGGACGATCTGGGCGGATGAAAATACACTATACCGGAAATGTATACACGTTTAGTGAGGAGCCAGACCAGATTGAACTTGATGTTGATATCCCGGTTATTACTCAACAAGCCGCCCCGGAGGAGCTATTGATACAAATTGACGAAAAGGAACTAAAGAGTGAATCGAAGGATAAGATTGCTGAATTCACAAACCTGCCGGATGACGTTCAGAATCTGATACGAAGTAACGCAGGGGTTAATATCAAAGGACAACTGGCTATTCTGGAATTGGTTGAAAAGGACTACCAGGCGCTTCATCAAGTCATGTCCTGGACCGGATTTCCAAAATACCCTCAGTTACTTCCTGTTATTGAGATGGCGTGGAAATATCTGTTGGATGGGAAACCATACGCAAGCATCAGGAGAGACAAGCACCTTGCGACCAGGGCGATTCAGTATTCTATATACAAGTCAGTTGGCGGTGTAATTCAGAATCAGGTGGCAGACGAATATTGGCTAAGGCAAATTCCAGACGACCAAGAGCGAATTAATCAGGTTACATTTGACACCCTGAACTGCACCAGGCACTGGTTTGATTATAAACTTTCTAAAATTCTTGTGGCAGTATCAAATATTCAGGAACACGTATTCAACAAACATGGCTTGCCGCCAGGAGACTATACATTTTTCGCCTCACAACTGGAAAATGGCTTTCTGTCCCCAAATCATGCTATGCTAATGGAGTATGGCATACCACATTCCGCCATTATTAAATTAAAAAACTTCCTTGATCCGAACCACACGCCACAACAAATGTTAATGTTACTTCGCCACGCCGATTTCCTGGATCGAATTGGGCTTCTGAACTATGAGAAGCGTAAAGTTCGGGCTGCTCTGCAAGGGTGATGTTGATAAGTTGTTAAAGTACCCCTGGATTTCCGCTCCCTGAAATTCTATTTTTGTTTGGACACATGGGCGCAAAATACTCTGACATACGCAGGAAACTCAACCTTCCGGAACTCAACGGAACGCCCAACGGTTCTGCCTATCTGACCCATTACTGGCAGGGAAACAACGACCGGATCAGGGGCTATTTCAAGGATGAAGCCCTGGAGTACCTGGAGACAATCGTGGAAGACCCGGCGTTCAATTACGAACTGCCGCTGGAGTATGACGTGCCATTCCCGCCTCCGCAACGACCATCCTTTACGTTCATTGACCTGTTCGCAGGGATAGGCGGTTTCCGGATTGCTTTTCAGGAAATGAACGGCAAATGTGTGTTCAGTTCTGAGTGGGACAGGCATTCACAGAAAACCTATGAGGCCAACTTCGGCGAAATACCGTTCGGTGACATCACCAAAATAGACGAGAAGAAGATACCGGAGCACGACATCCTTTGTGCGGGATTCCCCTGCCAGCCGTTCAGCATTGCCGGTGTGTCAAAAAAGAACAGCCTGGGCCGGAAGCACGGATTTGAGGATGAAACCCAGGGAACCTTGTTCTTCGACATCAAGCGCATTATCAAGGCCAGAAAGCCCAGGGCGTTCCTGTTAGAGAATGTAAAGAACCTGCGGGGACACGACAAGGGCAGAACCTTCGAGGTCATTGAGCGGAACCTGAAAGACCTGGGGTATATGGTGTTCAGTCAGGTGCTGGATGCAAAATACTATGTGCCCCAACACAGGGAGCGGATATTCATTGTGGGCTTCAGCAAGGAACACTTTCCCGAAAGCCTTGTGTATGAGTTCCCGGAACCACCTGCTGAACAACCGCAGTTCAGGGATATTCTCGAACGAAGCCCGGATGAAAAGTACACCCTGTCCGATCACCTGTGGAACTATCTCCAGGAATACGCGGCCAAACACAAGGCAAAGGGCAATGGCTTCGGATTCGGTCTGACAGACCTGAATGGCGTTGCCCGGACGTTGAGCGCCCGGTATCACAAAGACGGCTCGGAAATACTCATCCCGCAGCGTGGCGGA is a window from the Flavobacteriales bacterium genome containing:
- the dcm gene encoding DNA (cytosine-5-)-methyltransferase gives rise to the protein MGAKYSDIRRKLNLPELNGTPNGSAYLTHYWQGNNDRIRGYFKDEALEYLETIVEDPAFNYELPLEYDVPFPPPQRPSFTFIDLFAGIGGFRIAFQEMNGKCVFSSEWDRHSQKTYEANFGEIPFGDITKIDEKKIPEHDILCAGFPCQPFSIAGVSKKNSLGRKHGFEDETQGTLFFDIKRIIKARKPRAFLLENVKNLRGHDKGRTFEVIERNLKDLGYMVFSQVLDAKYYVPQHRERIFIVGFSKEHFPESLVYEFPEPPAEQPQFRDILERSPDEKYTLSDHLWNYLQEYAAKHKAKGNGFGFGLTDLNGVARTLSARYHKDGSEILIPQRGGKNPRRLTPEECKHLMGYPDRFRIHDTGVSDTQLYRQFGNSVVVPVVQAVAANMLDVFRQYKRQEERRKQREAVLNGRASASEKVSARASE